One window of Luteolibacter sp. Y139 genomic DNA carries:
- the infC gene encoding translation initiation factor IF-3, producing MPARVALNPTEDTAIAKPSKGNFKGRQQRDMTRINDRIRAPKVRVVLFNGDQMGVMSSREALEKAKMIGLDLVEIAPNADPPVCRIVDYGKYKYEQSKLKKVKSKSSTRMKEVKFRVGTGTHDYNIKMGRAETFLDTGHKVRMVLQFRGRENAHKELGFVMMKRIIEDLKQIAHVDQEPRLNGRAVGMTLSPLPAHQRKRRFHLYHGELMEEDDFEEDEGLHEDEQPEGLTEAESKAQDAKEEAKEEAAAEKD from the coding sequence GTGCCAGCCCGCGTCGCATTGAACCCCACGGAGGATACAGCCATCGCCAAGCCATCAAAAGGTAACTTCAAGGGTCGTCAGCAGCGCGACATGACGCGCATCAACGACCGGATCCGCGCGCCCAAGGTGCGTGTCGTACTGTTCAACGGTGACCAGATGGGGGTGATGAGCTCCCGGGAAGCGCTCGAGAAAGCGAAAATGATCGGGCTCGACCTGGTCGAGATCGCCCCGAACGCGGATCCGCCGGTCTGCCGCATTGTCGACTACGGCAAATACAAGTACGAGCAGTCGAAGCTGAAGAAGGTGAAGTCGAAGAGCTCGACCCGCATGAAGGAAGTGAAATTCCGCGTGGGTACCGGCACACACGACTACAACATCAAGATGGGCCGTGCCGAGACCTTCCTCGATACCGGGCACAAGGTGCGCATGGTGCTGCAATTCCGCGGTCGCGAAAACGCTCACAAGGAGCTCGGCTTCGTGATGATGAAGCGCATCATCGAGGACCTGAAGCAGATCGCCCACGTCGACCAGGAGCCGCGCCTGAATGGCCGTGCCGTCGGCATGACGCTCTCGCCGCTGCCCGCGCACCAGCGCAAGCGGAGGTTCCATCTCTATCACGGCGAGCTGATGGAGGAAGACGACTTCGAGGAAGACGAAGGTCTCCACGAAGACGAGCAGCCCGAAGGCCTGACCGAAGCGGAATCCAAGGCGCAAGACGCCAAGGAGGAAGCGAAGGAAGAAGCCGCGGCCGAAAAGGACTGA
- a CDS encoding HAD family hydrolase, whose product MVKLWLFDIDGTLVDTGGAGMRALQEAAEECFGGSGPELDLAGSTDLGVLAGILAHFDRAHGPEEEAAFFACYLRHLEKNLAGGGYAGRVLPGAAELLESLSRLPEVTVGLLTGNIAGGAAAKMRHYGLDAHFAFGAYGCDHADRNLLGPVALARAAAHAGRDFTAAETLVIGDTPKDVACAKAMGARCLAVATGKFNAEQLRECGADVVVERLDDPVVLGMFAGV is encoded by the coding sequence GTGGTAAAGCTCTGGCTGTTCGACATCGACGGCACCCTGGTAGATACCGGTGGTGCCGGGATGCGGGCCTTGCAGGAAGCTGCCGAGGAATGCTTCGGCGGCAGCGGGCCCGAGCTGGATCTCGCCGGCAGCACCGATCTCGGTGTGCTGGCGGGGATCCTGGCTCACTTTGACCGGGCTCATGGCCCGGAGGAGGAGGCTGCGTTTTTTGCCTGCTACCTGCGGCACTTGGAAAAGAACCTCGCGGGTGGAGGCTATGCCGGCCGGGTGTTGCCGGGTGCGGCGGAGTTATTGGAGAGCTTGTCGCGCTTGCCGGAGGTGACGGTGGGTCTTCTAACGGGGAACATCGCGGGTGGTGCGGCGGCGAAGATGCGGCACTACGGGTTGGATGCGCATTTCGCCTTCGGGGCGTATGGGTGTGACCATGCGGACCGGAATTTGCTCGGGCCGGTGGCGCTAGCGCGTGCGGCGGCTCATGCGGGGCGTGATTTCACGGCCGCGGAGACGCTGGTGATCGGGGATACGCCGAAGGATGTGGCTTGTGCGAAGGCGATGGGGGCGCGGTGCCTTGCCGTGGCGACGGGGAAGTTCAACGCGGAGCAGCTGCGGGAATGCGGGGCTGATGTGGTGGTGGAGCGGCTGGATGATCCAGTGGTGCTGGGGATGTTTGCGGGTGTTTGA
- a CDS encoding carboxylesterase family protein: MRFLAFLLLLPFAAFAAPTESKETLEWKKGENIPYLQFLPEGYADTKDPLPLVIFLHGSGERGTDLEKIKKHGPPKFAMNNHGLPFILAAPQCPDGRWWNPDEVLALTHHLMKTLRVDPKRVHLTGISMGGYGTWACLAKEPKLYASGVPICGAGDPAAAKDLKEIPIWAFHGEKDPAVPVEKTREMEDAILKAGGKKFRSTYYPEEGHESWNPAYADPSLLAWMMLQSR; the protein is encoded by the coding sequence ATGCGATTCCTCGCGTTCCTACTCCTGCTGCCGTTCGCCGCCTTCGCGGCCCCCACCGAATCCAAGGAAACCCTCGAATGGAAAAAGGGCGAAAACATCCCCTACCTCCAGTTCCTCCCCGAGGGCTACGCCGACACCAAGGATCCCCTGCCACTCGTCATCTTCCTCCACGGCTCCGGCGAGCGCGGCACCGATCTCGAAAAGATCAAGAAACACGGCCCGCCGAAGTTCGCGATGAACAACCACGGCCTGCCCTTCATCCTCGCCGCACCGCAGTGCCCGGACGGCCGCTGGTGGAATCCCGATGAAGTCCTCGCCCTCACCCACCATCTCATGAAAACCCTCCGGGTGGACCCGAAGCGCGTCCACCTCACCGGCATCAGCATGGGCGGCTACGGCACTTGGGCCTGCCTCGCCAAGGAGCCCAAGCTCTACGCCAGCGGCGTGCCGATCTGCGGCGCAGGCGACCCAGCCGCCGCGAAGGACCTCAAGGAAATCCCCATCTGGGCCTTCCACGGCGAAAAGGACCCCGCCGTCCCCGTCGAAAAAACCCGCGAAATGGAAGACGCCATCCTCAAGGCCGGCGGCAAGAAATTCCGCTCCACCTACTACCCCGAAGAAGGCCACGAATCCTGGAATCCCGCCTACGCCGATCCCTCTCTCCTCGCGTGGATGATGCTGCAGAGCCGTTAG
- a CDS encoding Gfo/Idh/MocA family oxidoreductase — MEIIRAGVAGTGSMGRNHARVYSLIPGAKLCAIYDADPERAKAVADEFGAEPVSSLEELAERAEAISVAVPTIAHREVGCRLMELGAHVLMEKPIAPSVEDATALVETSKRTGRILQVGHIERFNPVLRQLEQRLTNPVFIEAHRLSPFPNRSIDIGVVLDLMIHDIEVILHLVRSPVASIDAVGVPVLMKSEDIANARIRFENGCVANVTASRISPEKMRKIRVFQSDCYLSLDYQEQAGQIHWKEGMGIQRAEVEVEKDEPLKLELAAFIASVAHGHDPAVTGQQGTAALELALEITRLIHA, encoded by the coding sequence ATGGAAATCATTCGTGCAGGGGTTGCCGGGACTGGGTCGATGGGGCGCAACCACGCCCGCGTTTACAGCCTGATCCCGGGTGCGAAGCTCTGCGCGATCTATGATGCCGATCCGGAGCGCGCGAAGGCGGTGGCGGATGAATTTGGGGCGGAGCCGGTTTCCTCGCTGGAGGAGCTCGCCGAGCGGGCGGAGGCGATCAGCGTGGCGGTGCCGACGATTGCGCACCGGGAGGTCGGATGCCGTTTGATGGAGCTGGGTGCGCATGTGCTGATGGAGAAGCCGATTGCGCCGTCTGTGGAGGATGCCACGGCGCTTGTTGAGACTTCGAAGCGGACGGGGCGGATCCTTCAGGTGGGGCACATCGAGCGCTTCAATCCGGTGCTGCGGCAACTGGAGCAGCGGCTGACGAATCCGGTTTTCATCGAAGCGCACCGGCTTTCGCCGTTCCCGAATCGGAGCATCGATATCGGGGTGGTGCTGGATCTGATGATCCATGACATCGAGGTGATCCTGCACCTGGTGCGTTCGCCGGTGGCGAGCATCGATGCGGTGGGCGTGCCGGTGTTGATGAAGTCCGAGGATATTGCGAACGCGCGCATTCGTTTCGAGAATGGCTGCGTGGCGAATGTGACGGCGAGCCGGATCAGCCCGGAGAAGATGCGGAAGATCCGGGTATTCCAATCCGACTGCTATCTCTCACTGGATTACCAGGAGCAAGCGGGGCAGATCCATTGGAAGGAAGGGATGGGCATCCAGCGCGCGGAGGTGGAAGTGGAGAAGGATGAGCCGCTGAAGCTGGAACTGGCGGCGTTCATCGCGAGCGTGGCGCATGGGCATGATCCGGCGGTGACGGGGCAGCAGGGGACTGCGGCGCTGGAGCTGGCGCTGGAGATCACGCGGTTGATTCACGCGTGA
- the murA gene encoding UDP-N-acetylglucosamine 1-carboxyvinyltransferase yields the protein MDKLIVHGGTPIHGAITISGSKNASLPILAATLLTDEDCVIRRVPDVSDTNYMVQILTALGADVERFSGTVRVTAADISDTADYEIVRRMRASVCVMGPLLARKRRCVVALPGGCVIGDRPVDLHVRGLEALGAKAEIEGGNVVLSAPDGLKGATIDLCGPMGPTVLGTDNVMMAATLAEGITTITSAACEPEVVDLADFLNAMGAKIRGAGTPVITIEGVSKLKGCVHNVIPDRIEAGTFMAAAALAGEGVTLRRIRHEHLTAITATLRKAGHQVHFNDVGDACTVLRGDNPMPAEIVTEPYPGYPTDMQAQMTALFATTPGTSIVVDTIFPQRFMHCAELKRMGADIQVADGKAVIKGVEQLSAAPVMASDLRASAALVLAALTAKGSTEIRRLYHIDRGYEHIDEKLQALGANVERVRE from the coding sequence ATGGACAAGCTCATCGTTCACGGCGGCACCCCGATCCACGGGGCCATCACGATTTCCGGATCGAAAAACGCCTCGCTCCCGATTCTCGCCGCCACCCTGCTGACCGATGAGGACTGCGTGATCCGCCGCGTGCCCGATGTCTCGGACACGAATTACATGGTGCAGATCCTCACCGCCCTCGGTGCGGACGTGGAGCGCTTCTCCGGCACCGTGCGCGTCACCGCCGCCGATATTTCCGACACCGCCGACTACGAGATCGTGCGCCGCATGCGCGCCTCCGTCTGCGTGATGGGTCCGCTCCTCGCGCGGAAGCGCCGCTGCGTCGTCGCCCTGCCCGGCGGCTGCGTCATCGGCGACCGCCCGGTCGACCTGCACGTCCGCGGCCTCGAAGCTCTCGGCGCGAAGGCGGAAATCGAAGGCGGCAACGTCGTCCTCTCCGCCCCCGATGGCCTCAAGGGCGCGACCATCGACCTCTGCGGCCCGATGGGACCGACCGTGCTCGGCACCGACAACGTGATGATGGCCGCCACCCTCGCGGAAGGCATCACCACCATCACCTCCGCCGCCTGCGAACCCGAGGTCGTCGACCTCGCCGATTTCCTCAACGCCATGGGCGCCAAGATCCGCGGCGCGGGCACCCCGGTCATCACGATCGAAGGCGTGTCGAAGCTGAAGGGCTGCGTTCACAACGTCATCCCGGACCGCATCGAAGCCGGCACCTTCATGGCCGCCGCCGCCCTCGCCGGCGAAGGCGTCACCCTGCGCCGCATCCGCCACGAGCACCTCACCGCCATCACCGCCACGCTCCGCAAGGCAGGCCACCAGGTTCACTTCAATGACGTCGGCGACGCCTGCACCGTGCTCCGCGGCGACAATCCGATGCCCGCGGAAATCGTCACCGAGCCTTACCCCGGTTACCCCACCGACATGCAGGCGCAGATGACCGCGCTCTTCGCCACCACACCCGGCACCAGCATCGTCGTCGACACCATCTTCCCGCAGCGCTTCATGCACTGCGCCGAGCTGAAGCGCATGGGCGCCGATATCCAAGTCGCAGATGGCAAGGCCGTCATCAAGGGCGTCGAGCAACTCAGCGCCGCCCCCGTCATGGCCAGCGACCTCCGCGCCTCCGCCGCCCTCGTCCTCGCCGCCCTAACAGCGAAAGGTTCCACCGAGATCCGCCGCCTCTATCACATCGACCGCGGCTACGAGCACATCGACGAAAAGCTCCAGGCCCTCGGCGCAAACGTCGAGCGAGTGCGGGAATAA
- the prmC gene encoding peptide chain release factor N(5)-glutamine methyltransferase — MTTVLETLDKGTAYLTKKGIEDARRNMQMLISHQLSCTRMDLYLRFDQPLEETDLAPLRELLKKRGEGVPIQHLIGYVTFHRRDFKTDARALIPRPETEELAEWLIKNAKLPDSPRILDMGCGTGVLGLTLAGDFPNSHATLADVSPDALSLARENAAELEITNVTFAESDLFSALGSQTFDLIVANLPYVPETDRPTLAKELAYDPDLALFSGQDGLDLIRRFIPEAAKRLNPGGWLALEIGTHQSTEVESLLRAASLTDVLTLKDLSGIPRFPVARFSAPEN; from the coding sequence ATGACCACCGTCCTCGAGACCCTCGACAAGGGCACCGCCTATCTCACGAAAAAGGGCATCGAGGACGCGCGCAGGAACATGCAGATGCTGATCTCCCACCAGCTTTCCTGCACGCGCATGGACCTCTACCTGCGCTTTGATCAGCCGCTGGAAGAAACCGATCTCGCCCCGCTCCGCGAACTCCTGAAAAAGCGCGGCGAAGGCGTCCCCATCCAGCACTTGATCGGCTACGTCACCTTCCACCGCCGCGATTTTAAAACCGACGCCCGCGCCCTCATCCCCCGCCCCGAGACCGAGGAACTCGCCGAGTGGCTCATCAAAAACGCCAAGCTCCCCGACAGCCCGCGCATCCTTGACATGGGCTGCGGCACCGGCGTCCTCGGCCTCACCCTCGCCGGGGATTTCCCGAACTCCCACGCAACGCTCGCCGACGTCTCACCCGACGCCCTTTCCCTCGCCCGCGAAAACGCCGCCGAACTGGAAATCACCAACGTCACCTTCGCCGAAAGCGACCTCTTCTCCGCCCTCGGCAGCCAGACCTTCGACCTCATCGTCGCCAATCTCCCCTACGTCCCGGAAACCGACCGCCCCACCTTGGCCAAGGAACTCGCCTACGATCCCGACCTCGCCCTCTTTAGCGGCCAAGACGGGCTGGACCTCATTCGCCGCTTCATCCCCGAAGCTGCAAAACGCCTCAATCCCGGCGGCTGGCTCGCCCTCGAAATCGGCACCCACCAATCCACCGAAGTCGAATCCCTTCTCCGTGCGGCATCTCTGACCGACGTCTTGACTCTCAAGGACCTTTCCGGCATCCCCCGCTTCCCGGTCGCGCGATTTTCAGCTCCTGAAAACTGA
- a CDS encoding M20 family metallopeptidase, with protein sequence MTGPVELLQQLVRIPSVNPDNPPGTDNANTGEAALADFLKAWLTDLGADVALEEIKPGRPNLIARFAPRDGRPRILLGPHLDTVGVGAMTIDPFGGEIRDGRMWGRGTSDTKGPMAAMLWGLKENLSILGKLPVAVDFVAFMGEESGQWGSKDFAKHHAHDYSFAIVGEPTSLDIVHTTKGSLWATLKATGKAAHSSQPERGDNAAMKLARALDILERELSAELATYTHPVLGRSTINVGVLRAGSRPNIVPDLAEAEIDIRITPALRDAGGALALLEKTIARLALPLEIVKPKENHPMETPAGHPWIARIQKARAASKPVGAPWFSDAAHLAEVGLASVCMGPGSIDQAHTCDEFIDIAALEEGAAFFTDFVKSLA encoded by the coding sequence GTGACCGGCCCCGTCGAACTTCTCCAGCAGCTCGTCCGCATTCCCTCGGTCAATCCGGACAATCCGCCCGGCACCGACAACGCCAATACCGGCGAAGCCGCCTTGGCCGATTTCCTCAAGGCCTGGCTCACCGATCTCGGCGCGGATGTCGCGCTGGAGGAAATCAAGCCCGGCCGCCCGAACTTGATCGCCCGCTTCGCTCCGCGCGATGGCCGGCCGCGCATCCTCCTCGGCCCGCACCTCGACACCGTCGGCGTCGGTGCCATGACCATCGACCCCTTCGGCGGCGAAATCCGTGACGGCCGGATGTGGGGCCGCGGCACCTCCGACACCAAGGGCCCGATGGCCGCCATGCTCTGGGGCCTGAAGGAAAATCTCTCCATCCTCGGCAAGCTGCCCGTCGCCGTCGATTTCGTCGCCTTCATGGGCGAGGAATCCGGCCAATGGGGCTCCAAGGATTTCGCAAAGCACCACGCGCACGACTACTCCTTCGCCATCGTCGGCGAGCCAACGTCGCTCGATATCGTTCACACCACGAAGGGCTCGCTCTGGGCCACGCTAAAAGCCACCGGCAAGGCCGCCCATTCCTCCCAACCCGAGCGCGGCGACAATGCCGCCATGAAACTCGCCCGCGCCCTCGACATCCTTGAGCGCGAACTCTCCGCCGAGCTCGCCACCTACACCCACCCCGTCCTCGGCCGCTCAACCATCAATGTCGGAGTCCTCCGCGCCGGCTCGCGCCCGAACATCGTGCCCGACCTCGCCGAAGCCGAGATCGACATCCGCATCACGCCCGCCCTGCGCGATGCCGGCGGCGCGCTCGCATTGCTCGAAAAGACCATCGCCCGTCTCGCCCTCCCGCTGGAGATCGTGAAGCCGAAGGAAAACCACCCCATGGAAACTCCCGCCGGGCATCCATGGATCGCCCGCATTCAGAAAGCACGAGCCGCCTCCAAACCAGTCGGCGCGCCATGGTTCTCCGATGCCGCCCACCTGGCCGAAGTCGGCCTCGCCTCCGTCTGCATGGGCCCCGGCTCCATTGACCAGGCACACACCTGCGACGAGTTCATCGACATCGCCGCTCTTGAGGAAGGCGCTGCGTTCTTCACGGACTTCGTGAAATCGCTGGCATGA
- a CDS encoding valine--tRNA ligase, whose translation MSELPKAYEPQEVEAKWYAAWLEGKCFEADPTSEKEAYSIVIPPPNVTGILHLGHVLNNTIQDILARRARQKGKEVLWLPGTDHAGIATQAKVERELREKEGKTRRDLGRDEFLKRVWDFKEKHGNIIISQLKRLGCSCDWSRERFTMDESYTKWVSHVFVELFKEGLIYRGKRIVNWCPVSLTALSDEEVIMKEQNSKLFFMKYELTDAPGEFLEISTTRPETLMGDVAVAVNPKDPRFAKYVGRTVNRPFPHAAIPVIADDHVDIEFGTGALKITPAHDKADFEIGIRHNLEIIDVLTPDGHVNCPEVPEIHGLERFAGRRKAAAKLEEMGLLIKVEEYKNNVGYSERADVPIEPRISMQWFLKYPCVKEAADAVATGEIQFRPERWAKTYAHWMENLQDWCISRQLWWGHQIPVWYRKEKLDELKGAESLDMSNFTSGDIHVGTDAPADEGNWVRDEDVMDTWFSSWLWPFATMANVGEETPTLKKFYPTTDLVTGPDIIFFWVARMIMAGFRFEGELPFKNVFFTSLIRDMKGRKLSKSLGNSPDPIELMDKYGSDGLRFGLMRIAPLGADMRYDEEQIEGGRNFANKLFNACRFREMAGEVDLPDIEGDDDEDHEVVGMANCFHIDILAKLDVLATDLDKIYADYRFGELTQRLYEFLWSDFCDLFLEAIKGDLRETAAPEARAVTISVIDTVLSRYLQLLHPFMPHITEELSLRMGYMNEGDFLMLAELPEEPVLAGLSAEDTAAEQAKAAAIYETAGRLRNLKAEYNVANRRDVKLVIKNAAEWFSEEKAVLAILAGAGEIVVDDAYDAPKGTPVSLTPVGEIYLPLEGFIDVEAEKIRLTREIGKMEQEVTRSEAKLSNESFVARAPAEVVVQEKARLEEWRGKLVQLRDMLAGLG comes from the coding sequence ATGTCCGAATTGCCGAAAGCCTATGAACCCCAAGAGGTGGAAGCCAAGTGGTACGCCGCTTGGCTCGAAGGGAAGTGCTTTGAAGCCGATCCGACCTCGGAAAAAGAGGCGTACTCGATCGTCATCCCGCCTCCGAATGTCACCGGCATCCTGCATCTCGGCCACGTCCTGAATAACACCATCCAGGACATCCTCGCCCGCCGCGCCCGCCAGAAGGGGAAGGAAGTGCTGTGGCTGCCCGGCACCGACCACGCCGGCATTGCGACGCAGGCGAAGGTGGAGCGCGAGCTGCGTGAGAAGGAAGGCAAGACGCGCCGCGATCTGGGGCGCGATGAGTTCCTCAAGCGCGTGTGGGATTTCAAGGAGAAGCACGGCAACATCATCATCAGCCAGCTCAAGCGCCTCGGCTGCTCCTGCGATTGGAGCCGCGAGCGCTTCACCATGGATGAGTCCTACACGAAGTGGGTGAGCCATGTGTTCGTGGAGCTGTTCAAGGAAGGCCTGATCTATCGCGGCAAGCGCATCGTGAACTGGTGCCCGGTGTCCCTCACCGCGCTGTCCGATGAAGAGGTGATCATGAAGGAGCAGAACTCGAAGCTCTTCTTCATGAAGTATGAGCTCACGGATGCTCCCGGCGAGTTCCTCGAAATTTCCACCACGCGTCCGGAGACTCTCATGGGCGACGTGGCCGTGGCGGTGAACCCGAAGGACCCGCGCTTCGCGAAGTATGTGGGCCGCACGGTGAACCGTCCATTCCCGCACGCCGCGATCCCGGTGATCGCGGACGATCACGTGGACATCGAGTTCGGCACCGGCGCGCTGAAGATCACGCCGGCGCACGACAAGGCCGACTTCGAAATCGGCATCCGCCACAATCTTGAGATCATCGACGTGCTCACACCGGATGGTCATGTGAATTGCCCGGAGGTGCCGGAGATCCACGGACTCGAGCGTTTCGCGGGCCGCCGGAAGGCCGCCGCGAAGCTGGAGGAGATGGGCCTGCTCATCAAGGTGGAGGAGTACAAGAACAACGTGGGCTACTCCGAGCGCGCCGACGTGCCGATCGAGCCGCGCATTTCGATGCAGTGGTTCCTCAAGTATCCCTGCGTCAAGGAAGCCGCCGATGCGGTGGCGACCGGTGAGATCCAATTCCGCCCCGAGCGCTGGGCGAAGACCTATGCGCACTGGATGGAAAACCTGCAGGACTGGTGCATCAGCCGCCAGCTCTGGTGGGGTCACCAGATTCCCGTGTGGTATCGCAAGGAGAAGCTCGATGAACTGAAGGGCGCTGAGTCGCTCGACATGTCGAACTTCACCAGCGGCGACATCCATGTGGGCACCGACGCACCTGCCGATGAAGGCAACTGGGTGCGCGATGAAGACGTGATGGACACGTGGTTCAGCTCATGGCTGTGGCCTTTCGCGACCATGGCGAACGTGGGCGAGGAAACGCCGACGCTGAAGAAATTCTACCCGACCACCGACCTGGTGACCGGCCCGGACATCATCTTCTTCTGGGTGGCGCGCATGATCATGGCGGGCTTCCGCTTTGAGGGTGAGCTGCCGTTCAAGAACGTGTTCTTCACCTCGCTGATCCGCGACATGAAGGGCCGCAAGCTTTCGAAGTCGCTCGGCAACTCGCCGGACCCGATCGAGCTGATGGACAAGTATGGCTCGGATGGCCTGCGCTTCGGACTCATGCGCATCGCGCCGCTCGGTGCGGACATGCGCTACGATGAAGAGCAGATCGAAGGCGGCCGTAACTTCGCCAACAAGCTCTTCAATGCCTGCCGTTTCCGCGAGATGGCGGGTGAGGTAGATCTTCCCGACATCGAAGGCGACGACGATGAAGATCACGAAGTGGTGGGCATGGCCAACTGCTTCCACATCGACATCCTCGCGAAGCTGGATGTGCTGGCGACCGATCTCGACAAGATCTACGCCGACTATCGTTTCGGTGAGCTGACCCAGCGCCTGTATGAGTTCCTGTGGAGCGATTTCTGCGACCTCTTCCTGGAAGCGATCAAGGGCGACCTGCGTGAGACCGCTGCTCCGGAAGCGCGTGCCGTGACCATCTCGGTGATCGATACGGTGCTGAGCCGCTACCTGCAGCTGCTGCATCCCTTCATGCCGCACATCACCGAGGAACTTTCGCTCCGGATGGGCTACATGAACGAAGGCGATTTCCTGATGCTCGCCGAGCTGCCGGAAGAGCCGGTGCTTGCCGGCCTGTCCGCGGAAGACACCGCTGCCGAGCAGGCGAAGGCCGCTGCGATCTACGAGACCGCCGGTCGCCTGCGCAATCTCAAGGCCGAATACAACGTGGCCAATCGCCGCGATGTGAAGCTGGTGATCAAGAACGCCGCCGAGTGGTTCTCGGAGGAGAAGGCCGTCCTGGCGATTCTCGCCGGGGCAGGGGAGATCGTGGTGGATGACGCCTACGATGCGCCGAAGGGCACGCCGGTCTCGCTGACGCCGGTGGGTGAGATTTACCTGCCGCTGGAAGGCTTCATCGACGTGGAGGCGGAGAAGATCCGTCTGACCCGCGAAATCGGGAAGATGGAGCAGGAGGTCACCCGCTCGGAGGCCAAGCTTTCCAACGAAAGTTTCGTCGCCCGCGCCCCCGCCGAGGTGGTGGTGCAGGAGAAGGCGCGCCTGGAAGAATGGCGCGGGAAGCTCGTGCAACTACGTGACATGTTGGCAGGCCTCGGATGA
- a CDS encoding DUF4332 domain-containing protein, whose amino-acid sequence MAKLIDIEGIGPDDAELLEATGWTDAHALAKADPEVLTREVAAANEMLKIVPRTPERRKIERWIAAAARAVDPDAQKSSRSRLPVAVAAEPLPDRPRRKRGAERRARAATSLQTVQEELSLPTEEPVEEEPELAPTAEEDSSGEAALAAVAGPVNFEADPDVAEMLAVAPFALPIPARQLAERGIAPSEIGVAPLLNRALGDLDVRVYVEKSTRKDLPGAPATNRRANATAAVQVADVGFSMGRRGFDVGKIRTIEDAQGEAPPVRASSGPATPQEERINILRTPLEKTNRGRKPSSRFFIRGVLHDRPLRVWFGGLITVLLQLMVPVAIIAAPLLILSDQKPEDFAWVPAWIIAFPLAVPVLGILYAFVSSGAKCRVCAQRMYVPKHCLKNRKAHHLPLLGYIGAVALHVMVFKWFNCTFCGTSIRIKK is encoded by the coding sequence ATGGCGAAGCTCATTGATATCGAAGGCATCGGACCTGATGACGCCGAACTGCTGGAAGCTACCGGCTGGACGGATGCGCACGCGCTTGCCAAGGCGGATCCCGAGGTTTTGACCCGGGAAGTCGCCGCGGCGAACGAGATGCTAAAGATCGTGCCCCGCACGCCGGAGCGGCGGAAGATCGAGCGCTGGATCGCCGCCGCGGCCCGCGCGGTCGACCCCGATGCCCAGAAATCGTCCCGCAGCCGTCTGCCGGTCGCCGTGGCCGCGGAGCCGCTGCCGGACCGTCCGCGGCGGAAACGGGGCGCCGAAAGGAGGGCCCGCGCGGCCACTTCTCTCCAGACGGTTCAGGAAGAGCTTTCGTTGCCAACGGAGGAACCCGTCGAGGAAGAGCCGGAATTGGCTCCTACCGCGGAGGAAGATTCGAGCGGTGAGGCGGCGCTTGCTGCCGTCGCCGGCCCGGTCAATTTCGAGGCGGATCCGGACGTGGCTGAAATGCTGGCGGTGGCCCCGTTTGCGCTGCCGATCCCGGCGCGGCAGCTCGCCGAGCGCGGCATCGCGCCGTCCGAGATCGGGGTGGCGCCGCTGCTGAATCGCGCGCTGGGGGATCTGGATGTCCGGGTGTATGTCGAGAAATCGACGCGCAAGGACTTGCCCGGTGCTCCCGCTACGAACCGTCGGGCGAATGCCACTGCGGCGGTGCAGGTGGCGGATGTCGGTTTCTCGATGGGGCGCCGCGGCTTCGATGTGGGCAAGATCCGCACGATCGAGGATGCGCAGGGCGAGGCTCCGCCGGTCCGTGCCTCCTCCGGTCCTGCCACCCCGCAGGAAGAGCGGATCAATATCCTCCGCACCCCGCTGGAAAAGACCAACCGCGGCCGCAAGCCTTCATCGCGCTTCTTCATCCGCGGCGTGCTGCATGACCGTCCGCTGCGGGTCTGGTTCGGCGGGCTGATCACGGTGCTGCTCCAACTTATGGTGCCTGTCGCGATCATCGCGGCGCCGCTGTTGATCCTGTCCGATCAGAAGCCGGAAGACTTCGCGTGGGTGCCGGCGTGGATCATCGCCTTCCCGCTGGCGGTGCCGGTGCTCGGCATTCTCTACGCCTTCGTGAGCTCCGGTGCGAAGTGCCGCGTCTGCGCCCAGCGGATGTATGTGCCGAAGCACTGCCTGAAGAACCGCAAGGCGCATCACCTGCCGCTGCTCGGCTACATCGGCGCCGTGGCGCTGCACGTGATGGTCTTCAAGTGGTTCAACTGCACTTTCTGCGGCACTTCGATCCGGATTAAGAAGTAG